The following proteins come from a genomic window of Streptomyces sp. Sge12:
- a CDS encoding LysR family transcriptional regulator produces MTEWDIKKLRILRTLADQGTVTRTAEALHMTPSAVSQQLTNLARQLGVVLLEAEGRRVRLTDAAHLVLRHTEAVFAQLERADAELAGYLAGDTGEVRVGAFSTAVPALVVPAVAALRRAHPGVEVRVRETEAAESYELLSAGGVDLALSLAAHAPTARDPRFTRVVLLEDPLDVALPPGHPLAAAADLRLADLSGDPWIYGGSGPWSEIARSACEAAGFVPEQAHSASGWTAILAMVEAGMGVALVPRMVSSRASGSTVRVLAHDRPTRHVIAAVRRGAESAPALSHVLAALREAASARR; encoded by the coding sequence ATGACCGAGTGGGACATCAAGAAGCTGCGGATCCTGCGGACCCTCGCGGACCAGGGGACCGTGACCCGGACGGCCGAGGCGCTGCACATGACGCCCTCGGCCGTTTCGCAGCAACTGACCAACCTCGCACGGCAACTGGGAGTGGTGCTGCTGGAGGCCGAGGGCCGCCGGGTACGGCTCACCGACGCGGCCCACCTGGTCCTGCGGCACACGGAGGCGGTGTTCGCCCAACTGGAGCGGGCCGACGCGGAACTGGCCGGATACCTCGCCGGGGACACCGGCGAGGTGCGGGTGGGCGCCTTCTCCACCGCCGTACCGGCACTCGTGGTCCCCGCGGTGGCCGCCCTGCGGCGGGCCCACCCCGGGGTGGAGGTCCGGGTCCGGGAGACGGAGGCCGCGGAGTCCTACGAGCTCCTGTCGGCCGGGGGCGTGGACCTGGCGCTGTCCCTGGCGGCCCATGCGCCGACCGCGCGGGATCCCCGCTTCACCCGGGTGGTGCTCCTGGAGGACCCGCTGGACGTGGCGCTCCCGCCGGGCCATCCGCTGGCGGCCGCGGCCGACCTGCGGCTGGCGGACCTGTCCGGCGACCCGTGGATCTACGGCGGCAGCGGGCCCTGGTCGGAGATCGCCCGGTCCGCCTGCGAGGCGGCCGGCTTCGTCCCGGAACAGGCGCACTCGGCGTCCGGATGGACCGCGATCCTGGCGATGGTGGAGGCGGGGATGGGGGTGGCGCTGGTCCCCCGGATGGTGTCGAGCCGCGCCTCGGGCAGCACGGTCCGGGTCCTGGCCCACGACCGGCCGACGCGCCACGTGATCGCGGCGGTCCGCCGGGGCGCCGAGTCCGCGCCCGCGCTGTCCCACGTCCTCGCGGCCCTCCGCGAAGCGGCCTCGGCCCGGCGGTAG